A region of the Candidatus Anstonellales archaeon genome:
CTGCCTCCAGATCGCTTTCTTTAATCTCTATTATTCGTGCGCTACCAATGTCCTCAAGAAGTGGAATTCTTATAGTGTTTGCGCGCCTTTTTTTATCTTTTTCAATGGCGTCAAGAATCTCCTGCTTGTTTATATCAATCGTTATAGGAAGGTTAAAAGTGGATAGAAGGTTTGCAAGCCTTTCGGCTTGTGAGCGTTTCAAGAGATTCTTTTTCACGGATAACTTTGACTCAATGGCCATTCCTATAGAAACACAATATCCATGGGGAAGCCCATATACCTTCTCTATTGCATGTCCTATGGTATGTCCAAAATTGAGTTTCATTCTCTCTTTGACTTCTGTCTCGTCAGCCTCTACTATCCTGCTTTTTATGAGTATGGAGGCCTGGAGTGCCCGTTCAATAGAGCTTTTTTTGAGGGATAAACAGTCTTTGCTGTTTTTTTCCAAAAAGTCAAAGAGGGTTTTGTCAGCTATGCTTGCATGCTTGATAATTTCGGCAAAGCCGCAGGATATTGCTTGTGATGAGAGAGTTTTGAGTGCTTCAAAATCGCACAAAACAAAAGAAGGTTGCCTTATTGTCCCTATGATGTTTTTGTATCCTTTAAAGTTTAGGCCGTTTTTTCCACCAATGCTTGCATCTGCCTGCGCCAAGAGGGTTGTTGGTACAAGACCGAGGGTTACGCCCCTAAGATAAGTGGAAGCAACAAAACCTGCAACGTCGCAAACTACTCCTCCACCTACGCCTACAATTGTTGATGACCTTTCAAGCCCATATTCCAAAAGAGCATCATAAACCCTCTCTGCAGTTGAAAGCGTCTTTGCTGATTCGCCTTGGCCGATTTCAATTATTGGAATCTTGCC
Encoded here:
- the aroB gene encoding 3-dehydroquinate synthase, with amino-acid sequence MLALKLKGKSGTCQILIGERISNLLEYIVAEESAIITDSIVRKLHGKNIPGKIPIIEIGQGESAKTLSTAERVYDALLEYGLERSSTIVGVGGGVVCDVAGFVASTYLRGVTLGLVPTTLLAQADASIGGKNGLNFKGYKNIIGTIRQPSFVLCDFEALKTLSSQAISCGFAEIIKHASIADKTLFDFLEKNSKDCLSLKKSSIERALQASILIKSRIVEADETEVKERMKLNFGHTIGHAIEKVYGLPHGYCVSIGMAIESKLSVKKNLLKRSQAERLANLLSTFNLPITIDINKQEILDAIEKDKKRRANTIRIPLLEDIGSARIIEIKESDLEAVLDDS